The DNA segment ctctgagcagaggggatgggggagacCTCTCTGCCTCCCTGGTTAGTTGGGAGCTGGGGATGCACAAGCCCAGGGAGCAGATGTTTGCTGTTTGCTGGAGAAAGCAATGGGGGCTGAGATCAGAAAGCAGTGCCCCCTCCCCAAGTTTTCCAGCACCAGGGAAACTCTCTGCATGTGACATTTAGCTGAGAAGGGCCACCCAGCAGGAACGTGTGGCTCTACCTCACCCGTTTGGTTGTcaaaccaaccccaaaccccctgacAGGGAGGGTGGAGGTTGATAGGGTGATAACACCTGCAGGATCAATCTTGACAGGAACTGGAGAAAGTTTGCACTGGAGCTGACCCAGGCAAGCAAAGATTTTTGTGCCAAACTTCATGTGGATGAAGATTGAGAGGATTTTTCCAATGTCATGAGTTCTGGAGGAGAAAACAGGCACATTGATAATTTGGAAGTGATGACATCTCAAATTTATGTTCCTCTCTCCGACCTCTTCCATAAGCCATGCTTTGAAAGCCCAGGAAACCCAGCTGGCATTCCCCCACGTCTGGGAGGAAATCTGGAATAAAACCCAAAGAGAAGAGCTCTGAAAGCGCCCGAAGCTGGGGTGTCCAAACTCCTTTGTGCTGTTCCTTGAAAACTGGGATGCTTTTACAAGGCTGTTGGGAAGTTTATGGGTCCTGACTTTGCTCTTCCCATCTGAGATATTGGAGATGCCCCTTCTGAAGGATAACAATAATGGCTAAGGGGGCTGCAAGCCCTGCAGACCTCCTCACCTCtcgggatctcctctggtcaagCTGACCCCAAGATgtattaaaagtctcttttccccaacccagctgtcGAAGAGGGAGTCAGAAGTCTTCAGCCTgcgttctcaaggttgtttattatttcttatctaaaacattttctgtctggcctgctgaggtctgttctgcaggtcagtCCGAGGCACACTGCCCTCCCACGGGCCTGGCATTGTCTTTTATGCTACATACTACGTATttgatatttacagttatgttccaatacctatcacctgtgttagacagtgactttctactttaCACCAATCCCagagtgccaccatcaccaagaagatggaggccaggaagaagaaggaagaagaataggacaatgcccaaatctctccatctttccccctagacccccatagtcaaattctttaaaattccacttttcaccctgtgacagaTAATTAAAGTTTTGTggcttgtaattcttcatataaagttggtaatttgctccatgggttgagATTGAAttcccaggtgtctttggcttcctgccaaggtctccgagcccctgccaggatcTTGAGCCATCCAGGtcacccagagggatgtcctgggttctgacactcACCCAATCATTTTTTCCTCCAGCAGGTCTTCAACTTTGAGCTTCTCCCACTCAAACCTGGCACCTATCTTGTTTTACAGGCTCTCTGATGCCTTGCCCCACTCTTGTCCCCTGCTGAACCCTCCTCCTGAAGGATGGCAGCCGCGCCTCTCCGCTACGGGCTGACCATCACGGGGGCCGTGCTGCTGGTGACGGGCACGCTGTGCTTCGCCTGGTGGAGCGATGGCGAGGTGGGCTCCGGCAGCGGGGCTCGCCTCCTGCCTCCCCGGGAGGCCGAGGCCgtgcccagctcctcctcctcctcctcgtcctcctccagCGCCCTGCTCCGCTCCGTCAGCTTCTTCTGCTGCGGCATCGGCGGCATCCTGCTCGTCTTCGGCCTCCTGTGGTCCGTGAAGGCCAACGCCAGGGTGGTGTCCCGGCGCTACCAGTACCATTTCCCCAGGGACCTGCAGTACTTCACGGCCGAGCCTCCGGAGAAGTGGAACTGCAGGTGGGTGCCCCGTCCCTGCCAGCGCCGGGGTGGGCAGAGGTGGAGGATGGGTctgagcctggagctgctgccagccgTGCTGGCTGGGGAGCTCTCAGAGGCAGCAgcgctgctctgtgctctcctcctgccccccgagcaggtgctgctgctcattAATGTCAACCcgagccctgcagtgccctccctgcccaccccctcctTGCCCTGCATCCACCTCTCCATGCCCTGCATCCAGCTCTCCGTGCCCTGCATCCATCTCTCCATGCCCTGCATCCATCTCTCCATGCCCTGCATCCAGCTCTCCTTGCCTTCATCCAGCTCTCCATGCCCTGCATCCAGCTCTCCATGCCTGCATCCAGCTCTCCATGCCCTGCATCCATCTCTCCATGCCCTGCATCCAGCTCTCCGTG comes from the Passer domesticus isolate bPasDom1 chromosome 7, bPasDom1.hap1, whole genome shotgun sequence genome and includes:
- the TMEM61 gene encoding transmembrane protein 61, which translates into the protein MAAAPLRYGLTITGAVLLVTGTLCFAWWSDGEVGSGSGARLLPPREAEAVPSSSSSSSSSSSALLRSVSFFCCGIGGILLVFGLLWSVKANARVVSRRYQYHFPRDLQYFTAEPPEKWNCSPWDSSAIPTYEEALTCRPAHAAPAYEQPPGRKEEPTPPLYRYLEQEEGWQGGRRRSSSDSALFRPSPARLEPGQPPEPQATPPPSYENISVRGL